The genomic window TTGGTTTTGCCGTCGATCTGTCTGTCATCATAGCGATCACAATACCGGCAGTTAAGATCGCAGAGCTCCGAAAAATCAATATCAAGAAGCAGCAGACGACTTTCTTTACGTGCTTTTTCAGCAATTTCTAAATCAAAATTAAACTCGAGACCTTTGAGCATAATGGGCTTTTTCATGATGTCTCCTCCCTTTGGTATGTGGATTAACCTCGATATAACCCCTTCATGTCAAATGAAGGGAACAATCAGATCCGGCCCCACTAATCCGGAAAGAAAAAACAGAAAATCTCACAGGGTCTCCAAAAAAGTACTGAGGTATGTCTTCTGACCGACACCGTTGGCCCTTAGTTATCCGACTACAGCTATCCAACACTGACTGGATAGTGGCTCAGCTCAACTAAGCTGGAGTCAGAAATTTGCTTTCGTAAAACTTGACGGATGCAATGACATAAAACACCAAAAGCATACCTGCCATTTGCCATCCCGAAAGCACTTCGCCTAACAGCAGATAAGCAGCCAAGCCGGCAGAAATAGGGTCAAGCATCCCAACGATTGTAGCCGGAAATGCATCTATATGCTTTAACCCGGCCATGTAAATCCAAAAAGGTATTACGGTAGCTCCAATGGCAATAAACAGGATATATCCAATCGTGGGACCATCTAAGGAGATTGAAGAAAGTTCGAGCCAAGGTATGGCAAACAACCAGAGTCCTGCGGAAATGCCCAGAGCATAAACGGTCATTGTTACACTGCGTATACCAAGAATATGCCCCTTGTTACCCAGCAAGGTGTAAATAGCAAAAGCAATACCGCTCAGAAGCCCATAGATAATGCCGAGCAGGTCGGTATGCAGTGAAATGCTGTCATACGCCTCGGTTAGCAAAATACATCCCACCACACTGATGATGATAATCCAGATGACGTGGAAAGAAAATCTATGGGTTCCTGCGAATAATCCGAAAACAATGACAAATATCGGAGCAGTATATTCCAGCGTCAGCGCAACTGCCACGTCTATTTTAGAAACTGACAAATAAAAGGTAACGGTGACACAAGCCCAGACAATAGCCAGTAAAAAAAGAAAAAAGAACTGCTTTTTTGTAACCACCAAGGATTTTCGATCCACTACAACTATCAGTGAAAACATCACGAGTGCTGCCACAAAAGCACGAATGGCTGTCAGTTGAACAGGAGATAGCTTTGAGATAAACAGGATCTTAGCTACTGCGCCCGCAACGCCAAAAAGAGTTGCCGCCAGAGCAACTAAAAACAACCCCATCAGATAGTTTTGTCTGTGATTTGGCATAATAGTGTGCCCGTGGATATAAGTGATTCAAATAAGCCTGGGAATAAACCAGGTCAACACACAACATCAACTTTTACATCACTTTTTTCACTTGCGAAGTGTACCTACCACACATTAATACACCTATATAACTGATTAGGAGCTTAAGACAAGTATCTATATCGGGTATTTGGGGGTGTCGTATGCGCAATAATAAAGTAATCTTAAAGAATATGATAAGTACTATTCTCAAAAAAAACAATTCTTCACGAAACTTTAAAAATTGAACACAACAGCATAAAAAAGAAAGACCTATCAAATCCTGAACAAGAAGGCGATCAAATTTAACAATTGCTCAACCATCCCTTCATACAATTGTTACAAGGGAATATTTGCTGGAATACCCAAAAGAGATATTCTATTTGCGTCAAGAAATCCTCTCCTCTCCTCAGGGTTCTCCAATTCAAAAAAGCAGCATAATGAAAGATTTATTTACTTTTTTTTTCACCTGCGTGGTTGCAGTAACATGCTATGGATTCATAGGCCCCGACATTTCGCATGCTAAAACGCCAGGATCGGCTTCCGGCACGACAGTAACCGGCCTTGTCGTTGACGACGTTGACGGCCTCCCTCTTCCGGGAGTGAACATCTCCATCAGAGGCACATCAAAAGGAGCTGTCACCGGTCAGGACGGCCGTTACCGCCTGGACAATGTTTCAGGCACTTCTGCTATTGTTAAAGCCTCCTATATAGGTTACGTAAAAGGAGAATATCCGATAACCCTCACTCCCGGCAAAGCCGTAACAAAGAATATACGACTGAACCCCGGCGTAGTGATCAGTGAGGAGATAACCGTTGTTGGTGAAATTCTTAAGGGCCAGGCAAAGGCGTTGAACCAGCAGAAAAACAACATCAACGTCACCAATGTCGTTGCTTCCGATCAGATCGGTAAATTTCCGGACTCTAATGTGGGTGATGCCCTGAAAAGAATTCCGGGTATAAGCGTTTTCAACGACCAGGGTGAAGCACGTTTCGGCCATATTCGCGGAACTGAACCCCGCTTCAACTCCGTAACGGTCAACGGCGAACGGATTCCTTCAGCAGAAGCTGAGAACAGAACGATTCAGCTCGATCTCATCCCGGCCGACATGATCCAGACCATCGAGGTCACCAAAGCATTGACACCTGATATGGATGCCGATGCAATCGGCGGTTCGATCAATCTTGTCACCAAGGTCCCTACTGAAGAAAGAATCTCTCTTTCAGCAGGAGGAGGTTCGAACTTCCTCGATGAAACCGGCGGTGGACGCTACCAGTTCGGAGGCACATATGGTAACCGCTTTGCCAACGACAAACTCGGAGTGCTCTTCAGCCTCTCTTACGATAATAACGACTTCGGTTCCGACAACATCGAAGCGGAATGGGATGCCGGAGACGACGGAATGGAAGGCATCAAGGAGTTCCAGGAAAGGAAATATGACGTCCAACGTATCCGCAAAAGTTTTTCAGGAGCACTCGACTATCGCTTCAACGAAAACCATGTCCTTAAATTCAATGGTATTTATAACTGGAGAGAAGACTACGAAAACCGCTTCCGAACCAAGTACAAAGATCTCGATGAAGATCTCGCCACGATAGAACGAGAGACGAAAGGCGGTACGGAAAAAGATGCCCGCCTCGAGGACCAGAGAATGATGTCGTTCACACTTGGCGGCGAACATGATTTCGGCAAGCTTGATCTGGACTGGCAGGCAGCATATTCAAAAGCTTCGGAAGATCGTCCGAATGAACGATATATCAACTTCAGAGCCAAGAACCAACCGTTTACCGCCGACATCAGCGACCCTGAAAATCCATTTGTAACGATCCCGAATCCCGATGTATCAGACGGAATAACCGACAGCGAAGACTGGCAGCTCAAAGAACTTACCGAAGAACATCAGTATACCGAGGATATCGATAAGAATTTCGCACTGAATTTCCGTTATGAAGCAACCGACGCGCTCGAGTTCAAATTCGGAGGCAAAATCCGGGACAAGAAAAAAAAGCGCGATAACGATTTCTACGAATACGAGCCGGTTGACGAGGAAGCTTTCCGCGATGAAGTTTTTGCCAACCTGGAAGATGAAACCAAGGATCATTTTCTGCCGGGTGACAAATACAAGTCTGGCGTCTTTGTCTCAAATGAGTTTCTCGGTGATCTTGACCTGGAAAACGGCGATTTCAACAAGAAACTCGTAAAGGAAGAGCTTGCCGGAAACTTCGATGCGAAGGAACAGATCAAAGCAGTCTATGCGATGGCGACCTGGAACATCAGCGACAAAACAACGCTGCTTGGAGGCGCAAGGCTCGAGCATACCCACAATGAATACAACGCCTTCAAGTACTTTGCCGAGGAAGACTCGCTTGCCGCTGTAGAAGGCAACCCGTCTGATTACACCGACGTTTTGCCCTATGTCCACCTGCGTTATAAAATCAATGAACTGACTAACATCAAGCTCGCCTATACGCACAGTCTCGCAAGGCCAAACTACTTTGACCTTGCTCCGTATCAGGAAATCGTTGCAGAAGATGAGGAAATAAAAATAGGTAATCCAGCCCTTGAACCGACTCTTTCGAAAAACATCGACCTGATGATCGAGCATTATCTGAGCGATGTCGGTATTCTTTCCGCCGGCGTATTTTACAAGTCGATCAGCGATTTTATCCTCACCAAAAAAGAAGATATCGATTATTCGGGAGATACGTTCGAGCAGTTCCAGCCCGTCAATGCCGGAGACGGCACAATCATGGGCATAGAAACCGCTGCACAGTTCCAGCTACCTTTCATCCCCGGTCTCGGACTGTATCTGAACTACACCTACACCCACTCCGAAATAGACAACTTCGACATCGAGGGACGTGAAAACGATGATCTGCCCTTACCGGGCAGCCCTGAACACACAGCAAACGCATCGATCGCTTATGAGAACGGTCCGTTCAATATCCGCCTCTCGGGAAACTATCATAGCGACTTCATTGACGCGGAAGAAGGATCGATCGGTGAAAACAAATGGGAAGACCGATACTATGACAGCTCTTTCACCCTCGATCTCAATGGCGGCTATCGAGTGAGCGACATCGTACAGCTCTACTTCGAGGTCAGTAACCTGACAAATCAGCCGCTGCGCTTCTACCAGGGTGAAAAGCAGTATGTGGCCCAGGAAGAATGGTATGACAGAAGATTCCTGGTTGGCCTCAAGGCTGATTTCTAAGCAAAAGTGTTTTTTCCCGAAAAGGGCTGAACTTTCTGACAAGGCTCAGCCCTTTTCTTTCATTAACCGACGAGAGAGGAAACAGCGATGATGAAGAGAATGGCATTTGTCCTTACACTACTGACGGTATTTGGCGGCATGCTCGTCTCCTGCCAAAGCAACTCCGAACAAATGATCGAACCTTTGGCCGTTACCGATCCTGTTCGCCATGACAGTGAAGACCCCGCTATATGGGTCAACAGGAAAAACCCCGTAGAAAGCCTTGTGCTCGCGACTGACAAGAACAAAGACGGTGCCTTGTGTGTGTTTGATCTTACAGGCAAGATGATTCAAGAAAAAAACATCACAGGGCTTGCGAGACCGAACAATGTCGATGTCGGCTACGGCTTCTCTCTGAACGGAAACAGTATCGATATCGCTGTTGTCACTGAACGTCTCGAGAACCGGATACGGATATTCCTTTTACCCGACATGACCCCAATAGATAACGGAGGCATCCCTGTTTTCGAAGGGGAAGAACAAAACGCTCCGATGGGCATCGCACTCTACAAAAGACCTTCGGACGGAAAAATGTATGCCGTAGTCAGCCGCAAAGAAGGACCGACCGACGGAACATATCTCTGGCAGTACCTTCTCGAAGAGAGTGCCGGCGGATGTATTACCGGTCGAAAAGTAAGGGAATTCGGAACATGGAGCGGCCATCAGGAAATCGAAGCGGTTGCCGTCGATCATGAACTGGGTTACCTTTATTATTCCGATGAAGGCGTCGGGGTGAGAAAATATCATGCCGACCCGGAAGCCCGTGATGCAAACAACGAGCTTGCCTTGTTTGCGACCAGTGGTTTCAAGGAAGATCACGAAGGGATAACTATCTGGAAAACCGATGAGGCAAACGGCTACATCGTCGTTTCGGATCAGGCTGCAGGAAAACTGAGGCTTTACCCGAGAAACGGCAAGAGCATAAACAAACCGCATGAGCACGAACTCCTCGCTGTTGTCAAAACACAGGCAAAGGAAACCGACGGGATAGACGCTGCCGCCGATCTCGTAACAGCCGACTACCCTTCAGGTATCATTGTGGTTATGTCAGACGATAAAACCTATCACTATTACTCCTTGAAAGATATCTTCAATCAATAAACCATTGTGACAACGATAGGGCTTGCCCTTACTTCACCGCACCATATTTTCGGCCGACAAGACCATACTTGTAATCCGCTGTCTGTCCATGCCCTGAAACCGATTCAGAAACTGATGTTTTTTCATGATATTCATGACGACACCCAGCCAAACACCAGCCGTTAGTCATGATCCTCAACATCTAATGACAGGAATTATAAGTGTTTGCATTTCGAAAAGCTGTTACCTATATTTAACGATCGTTACATTCTTTTTCCAAAAGATCATCACTCATCTTCCTCAAAAATGATCAAGAAAAGGAGTCTGTAGATCATGTCGAAAAAGATAGTTGTCCTTGGCGCCGGAACCGGCGGAACGATTATCTCCAACAACCTTAGAAGGCACTTGCCCGAAGAATGGGAAATTACCGTTATTGACCGTGACGACAATCATGTCTATCAGCCGGGAATGCTTTTTGTTCCGTTTGATCTTCAAAAAACCGGCACGCTGACACGTTCAAGAAAAAGGTACATTCTCCCCGGCATTAATTTCGTCATAGACGAGATTACCCATGTCGATACCGATAAAAGAACGGTAAAAACTAAAAACCATAGCTTTCCCTATGACTTTCTGGTAATCTGTACCGGTTGCAAGATTGCACCGGAAGAAAACGACGGCCTGATGGAGGCGTGGGGAAAAAACGCATTCACCTTTTACTCGATCGAGGGAGCCGATCTTCTGCGGCAGAAGCTCAAGGAATTTGACGGCGGGAAACTGGTGCTCGATATAGCGGAAGTTCCGTTCAAATGCCCCGTAGCTCCGATCGAATTCGTTTTCATGGCAGACTGGTACTTCAGAAAAAAAGGGATCAGAAAGAAAGTTGAGATTGAACTCGTCACCCCGTTGACCGGAGCTTTTACCAAACCCAAAGCTTCGGCTGTTTTTGGGGAATCAGCCAAGGAGAAAAACATCAAGATAACTCCAATGTTTGAGCTGAACGAGGTCAATGGAAAAGAAAAATACATTGAATCCGTACAGGGTGACCGGATCTCCTATGACACGCTTGTCATCATTCCAACAACCACCGGCGACGAGGTCATAAGCAATTCAGGACTGGATGATGGAATAGGATTCGTCCCGACTCACCTCAACACCCTTCAGGCACTCAAACGCGAACGAGTATATGTGATCGGTGATGCAACGAATGTCCCAACCTCAAAAGCAGGATCGGTCGCTCATTATGAGGCGGATGTTGTTGTTTTCAACATCATGGCGGAAATTCACGGGATAAAACCCGAAGAAATCTACGATGGCCATTCAACCTGTTTTATTGTCTACGAAAAAGGAACGTCTTCACTCATTGACTTCAACTACAAGATAGAGCCCTTACCTGGCAAATTCCCACTTCCTCATATGGGCCCCTTTTCTCTCCTCAGGGAAACCAAGGCGAATTGGTATGGAAAACTCGGCTTTGAATGGCTGTACTGGAACGTACTGCTTGCCGGCAGGCATCTCGGTATGCCCCCCACCTTGGTTATGGCCGGCAAGGAAATAGGCTGACCATCAAAAAAAATCGAAACCCGGAACCTCCCGGAACTGAAAAGGCGGGTAACATGTTTTTTTGTTAGCCGTGCAGTATTCTTCATTCCTCAGCGCCCATCTACGGGCCCCGCTTCACAGGTATTAACCAAACTACCGGTTCAAGCGTCTGTTAGCCCCTTCAAGAGGCGCGCAAGGCTGTTCATGCTGTCATGTAAAAAAGAGAATTTGCAAGCCGGAAAGAAATCCGTAAACTTATTGTTCTCTGATAAAGAGTATGAAAATGAATTGTAGTTTTTTGAGATGATAACAATTACCTTGAACGGCGAACAACGTAACGTCCAGACCGGCTCCAGCGTCGACGATCTATTAGGCATCATCGGTGCCGAAACGCAGCGCGTAGCTGTTGTTGTCAACGAAAACATCGTATATCCGGAGAAACGCAGTAGCCAGATACTGCAAGAAAATGATCAGGTTGAAGTACTTGCTTTTGTAGAAGGAGGTTGACCAGCCGATTTGTTGAACAAATAAGTTATGAATGAATTACAGATAGGCACCCATACTTTTTCTTCCCGCCTTATTCTTGGCACAGGAAAATTCGGCAATGTCCAGTCAATGCTCGATGCGATTCGTGCGGCGGGAACGGAACTGGTCACTGTAGCCCTTCGCCGGTTCAATCGCGAACAGGTTGAACACGATCTTTTTGCTGCGCTTTCAACCATTGAAGGCCTGACGCTCATGCCGAACACGTCAGGTGCATCGAACGCGCAAGAAGCTGTCAGAGCGGCGCATATTTCCCGGGAACTTTCCGGCAGCCCGTTCATCAAAGTCGAGATCCATCCCAATCCGCAACACCTGATGCCTGATCCTATAGAAACGTACGAAGCCTCCCGTATTCTTGCTTCGGAAGGTTTTCTGGTTATGCCTTACATTCCTGCGGATCCTGTACTGGCAAAAAGGCTTGAAGATGCCGGATGCGCATCGGTTATGCCGCTTGGCTCGGCAATCGGCAGCGGACATGGTCTTGCAACAGCTGAAATGATAAAGCTTATCATCCGTGAAAGCAGCATACCGGTCATTGTCGATGCCGGGTTGCGCTCCCCATCCGAAGCCTGCGCTGCAATGGAAATGGGATGTGAAGCTGTACTGGTCAACAGTGCAATAGCTGCAGCGGAAAATCCTGCTGAAATGGCATCCGCCTTCAACGATGCTGTCAAAGCCGGGTTAAAAGCAAGGGATGCAGGGATCATGCCAAAGTCAGGGTCTGCAGTTGCGACAAGTCCGTTAACCTCTTTTCTTGGAAAAACATCATGAACGGACTCCCAAATTGGCTAACTGATGAAAAAGGGTCTGCTGACATAGCACCCCTGCTCGCTCCGGATTCCCCTGTTTCACTTGAATCCCTTGCTGCCGAGGCAAAGGCGATAACCCTTCGTCGTTTCGGGCGTACCATGTCACTTTATGCGCCGCTTTACCTTTCGAACTATTGCTCAAGCGGCTGTGTTTACTGTGGCTATGCTTCAGACCGAAAAACACTGCGCAGACGCCTTGATTTCCAGGAAGTTGAACGTGAGCTGGAGTGTATGAAAACCATGGGCATCAACGACGTCCTGCTTCTTACCGGCGAACGAACCAGTGATGCAAGCTTTGATTACCTGAGGCGTTGCGTCGACATCGCAGCCACCTTGATGCCAAAAATCTCGGTAGAAGCGTTTCCAATGGACATCAATGAATACCGTGCACTTGCAGACTCCGGCTGTACCGGTATCACTATCTACCAAGAAACCTATGACCCCGATCAGTACAATATGCTTCACCGCTGGGGTCCGAAGAAAAACTTTCTCGACCGCCTGGAAACGCCAGAACGCGCACTTCAGGCAGGCATAAAAACTGTCGGAGTCGGAGCACTGCTCGGTCTTTATCAACCTGAAAAAGAAGCATTGAAACTGTTACGCCACGTTCGCCATCTTTGCAAAACCTACTGGAAAGCTGGCCTATCAGTTTCATTCCCACGTATGCGTCCACAAACCGGCGGCTATCAGCCACCATTTCCGGTAACCGACAGCTTTCTTGCAAGAATGATTTTCGCTTTCCGCATCGGTCTGCCCGATGTCGAACTGGCACTTTCAACCCGTGAGAGCCCTCGGTTTCGTGATGGTATGGCCGGGCTTGCCATCACCCGCATGAGTATTGCGAGCAGGACTACAGTTGGCGGATACATCGAACAAAACAACGACGAAAAAGGTCAGTTTGAAGTGCATGACGACCGTAATGTGGAGGAGTTCTGTTTTGCGCTCCAGGAAAAAAATATCGAGCCCGTCTTTAAAAACTGGGAACCTGTCTACAACGGCCCCTGTAGCGAATAGAAACTTAAAAGCCTTTCATCAGGAGGATCGGAAACCGGCAAGCGCCGTGTTACCAGAAGAATCAGAATCCATAGAACCGGCAATATCCAGCCGGTCCAGCCTGTTATGCCAGCATGAGCAGTATCGAAGGTTGTCCCGGCTTTTGAAAAAAGATACATGACTCCGGCAGAGCCATTCAAGGCACCATGAGCGATGACCGCTGGCCATATGCTCCCTGTTGCAAGCCGGGTCCACCCAAAAAGGACGCCAAAAATAACGCATAATATCATCATAAAGAAGACCCCGTAAACCGGATGCTGAGGATAGTTGTATCCCAACAACACCACGGGGGAATGCCAAAGCCCCCACACGATCCCACTGATCAATAAAGCCGGCCATTGCCCCAGTGGCAAAAGCCTCGGCAAAAGATAGCCTCTCCACCCTATCTCCTCTCCAAAAACAAAAACAGCATTGAGCACGGGAGAGAGAAAAATGCTGAAAAGCTGCCCAAAAACCAGAAGCCTGACAGGAACCGTATCGGGATCAACCCCTCCCTTTCCAGAAGCCAAAAGCTCCTTAAAGCCTGAAAAATCCTGAACATCCAACGTATACAATCCAAAAGCAGAACTCATGAACGGAGCGAAAATTGCAAACAAAGGCACAATGAACCAACCGAAAACCCAGTAGCGCCACCAGCCTTTCGAACCGAGCCCGAGACCCAGGAGTCTTGTTTTTTCCGTTCCACCATTCAACATGTAAACGACAAGCACAGCAAGAGCGGGAACGGCCATCATGACGAGCAAAACAAGGCCGGTAAAAGGATGCAGGAGTCCTTTCTGACTAATCCACAACGGTAAGCTCACCAGCCAGGCTCCCGAAAATGAAAGAAGCAGAAACAATAGCACCCCACGATAGTCAACGACCTTTTTCATAGCAAGCTGCAATCGAACATTGGCAAAAAACACATATGCGACAATTTACTCTATGTTTACTCTGCAATGGCTTTCAGGTACCAAAAAAGCAGAGCAACAGCTCCTATTCTCGCCTGCAGAATATTGTGTAACGATCTTGAAAAAACGATCCCGGCACCTGATCAATAGTTGTACTTTTTTGGAGGTTGTAACCGTCGGAACAGTTCATATGGCCGGGGAAATAAGTAACATAGATATAGTCACTTACAATGAATACTGCAATAAAAGAACAAACGGTAAACACCACCCCTGCCCAACCTGACACACCCTGGAAACCAGTATGCAAAAGAACGGGACATATGTTCAAAAAAAGAGATCCATCGCTGTTTCCACAGAAAAAAAAGAGTACACAAAAAAGCAGATAATGCTGGTTTTAGAAGATCTCTTGAACAAGTACATATCGGATACGACGTTCCGTCGCTGGAAAAATGCGGTAGGCATTCAGACAAAAGCGAGGTACACGCAATTCGATCTTTTCAGATTGTGGTTCATTGGTGATTATATGAACGACGATCGCAGTCTGAACCGTGCAACAAATGCTCTTGAACGTAAGCTTCACAAGCTGAAAGAAAAGCATCTTTCACAACCCAAAAACAAGTGCCATGATTGACTATGAACTTAAACCGGAAGATTTTGAACAGATGGAACAGGAAGTACATCAAAACGATTCGAATGAACCGAAAAGTAGCACGAACCCGGAAACTGTAAAAGTTGAGTCCCCTGATGCTGCAGAGATACCTGTTTTGTACACACCTCGCATCATGGATGTCGGAGCTGTCGATAACGTAACTACCCTGAACTGGGACACCCTCGAAAGAGGCTTCGACATGCTCGAAGACCGGCTGGTAGAACAATTCAGACAGAGAGGAAAAGTTGCCGCTGCAAAAGCAAGAGCCGCCTACAGTAAAGAGATAGCGGACGGGCTGAAATCAGGAAAACAGGAAGATTGAAGAGAACTTTTCTGAAACAAGAAACAACGCAACCAGCAAACAACAACCT from Prosthecochloris marina includes these protein-coding regions:
- a CDS encoding EamA family transporter; the encoded protein is MPNHRQNYLMGLFLVALAATLFGVAGAVAKILFISKLSPVQLTAIRAFVAALVMFSLIVVVDRKSLVVTKKQFFFLFLLAIVWACVTVTFYLSVSKIDVAVALTLEYTAPIFVIVFGLFAGTHRFSFHVIWIIIISVVGCILLTEAYDSISLHTDLLGIIYGLLSGIAFAIYTLLGNKGHILGIRSVTMTVYALGISAGLWLFAIPWLELSSISLDGPTIGYILFIAIGATVIPFWIYMAGLKHIDAFPATIVGMLDPISAGLAAYLLLGEVLSGWQMAGMLLVFYVIASVKFYESKFLTPA
- a CDS encoding TonB-dependent receptor; protein product: MKDLFTFFFTCVVAVTCYGFIGPDISHAKTPGSASGTTVTGLVVDDVDGLPLPGVNISIRGTSKGAVTGQDGRYRLDNVSGTSAIVKASYIGYVKGEYPITLTPGKAVTKNIRLNPGVVISEEITVVGEILKGQAKALNQQKNNINVTNVVASDQIGKFPDSNVGDALKRIPGISVFNDQGEARFGHIRGTEPRFNSVTVNGERIPSAEAENRTIQLDLIPADMIQTIEVTKALTPDMDADAIGGSINLVTKVPTEERISLSAGGGSNFLDETGGGRYQFGGTYGNRFANDKLGVLFSLSYDNNDFGSDNIEAEWDAGDDGMEGIKEFQERKYDVQRIRKSFSGALDYRFNENHVLKFNGIYNWREDYENRFRTKYKDLDEDLATIERETKGGTEKDARLEDQRMMSFTLGGEHDFGKLDLDWQAAYSKASEDRPNERYINFRAKNQPFTADISDPENPFVTIPNPDVSDGITDSEDWQLKELTEEHQYTEDIDKNFALNFRYEATDALEFKFGGKIRDKKKKRDNDFYEYEPVDEEAFRDEVFANLEDETKDHFLPGDKYKSGVFVSNEFLGDLDLENGDFNKKLVKEELAGNFDAKEQIKAVYAMATWNISDKTTLLGGARLEHTHNEYNAFKYFAEEDSLAAVEGNPSDYTDVLPYVHLRYKINELTNIKLAYTHSLARPNYFDLAPYQEIVAEDEEIKIGNPALEPTLSKNIDLMIEHYLSDVGILSAGVFYKSISDFILTKKEDIDYSGDTFEQFQPVNAGDGTIMGIETAAQFQLPFIPGLGLYLNYTYTHSEIDNFDIEGRENDDLPLPGSPEHTANASIAYENGPFNIRLSGNYHSDFIDAEEGSIGENKWEDRYYDSSFTLDLNGGYRVSDIVQLYFEVSNLTNQPLRFYQGEKQYVAQEEWYDRRFLVGLKADF
- a CDS encoding phytase — translated: MMKRMAFVLTLLTVFGGMLVSCQSNSEQMIEPLAVTDPVRHDSEDPAIWVNRKNPVESLVLATDKNKDGALCVFDLTGKMIQEKNITGLARPNNVDVGYGFSLNGNSIDIAVVTERLENRIRIFLLPDMTPIDNGGIPVFEGEEQNAPMGIALYKRPSDGKMYAVVSRKEGPTDGTYLWQYLLEESAGGCITGRKVREFGTWSGHQEIEAVAVDHELGYLYYSDEGVGVRKYHADPEARDANNELALFATSGFKEDHEGITIWKTDEANGYIVVSDQAAGKLRLYPRNGKSINKPHEHELLAVVKTQAKETDGIDAAADLVTADYPSGIIVVMSDDKTYHYYSLKDIFNQ
- a CDS encoding NAD(P)/FAD-dependent oxidoreductase, which gives rise to MSKKIVVLGAGTGGTIISNNLRRHLPEEWEITVIDRDDNHVYQPGMLFVPFDLQKTGTLTRSRKRYILPGINFVIDEITHVDTDKRTVKTKNHSFPYDFLVICTGCKIAPEENDGLMEAWGKNAFTFYSIEGADLLRQKLKEFDGGKLVLDIAEVPFKCPVAPIEFVFMADWYFRKKGIRKKVEIELVTPLTGAFTKPKASAVFGESAKEKNIKITPMFELNEVNGKEKYIESVQGDRISYDTLVIIPTTTGDEVISNSGLDDGIGFVPTHLNTLQALKRERVYVIGDATNVPTSKAGSVAHYEADVVVFNIMAEIHGIKPEEIYDGHSTCFIVYEKGTSSLIDFNYKIEPLPGKFPLPHMGPFSLLRETKANWYGKLGFEWLYWNVLLAGRHLGMPPTLVMAGKEIG
- the thiS gene encoding sulfur carrier protein ThiS; protein product: MITITLNGEQRNVQTGSSVDDLLGIIGAETQRVAVVVNENIVYPEKRSSQILQENDQVEVLAFVEGG
- a CDS encoding thiazole synthase; this encodes MNELQIGTHTFSSRLILGTGKFGNVQSMLDAIRAAGTELVTVALRRFNREQVEHDLFAALSTIEGLTLMPNTSGASNAQEAVRAAHISRELSGSPFIKVEIHPNPQHLMPDPIETYEASRILASEGFLVMPYIPADPVLAKRLEDAGCASVMPLGSAIGSGHGLATAEMIKLIIRESSIPVIVDAGLRSPSEACAAMEMGCEAVLVNSAIAAAENPAEMASAFNDAVKAGLKARDAGIMPKSGSAVATSPLTSFLGKTS
- the thiH gene encoding 2-iminoacetate synthase ThiH, giving the protein MNGLPNWLTDEKGSADIAPLLAPDSPVSLESLAAEAKAITLRRFGRTMSLYAPLYLSNYCSSGCVYCGYASDRKTLRRRLDFQEVERELECMKTMGINDVLLLTGERTSDASFDYLRRCVDIAATLMPKISVEAFPMDINEYRALADSGCTGITIYQETYDPDQYNMLHRWGPKKNFLDRLETPERALQAGIKTVGVGALLGLYQPEKEALKLLRHVRHLCKTYWKAGLSVSFPRMRPQTGGYQPPFPVTDSFLARMIFAFRIGLPDVELALSTRESPRFRDGMAGLAITRMSIASRTTVGGYIEQNNDEKGQFEVHDDRNVEEFCFALQEKNIEPVFKNWEPVYNGPCSE
- a CDS encoding CPBP family intramembrane glutamic endopeptidase, whose product is MKKVVDYRGVLLFLLLSFSGAWLVSLPLWISQKGLLHPFTGLVLLVMMAVPALAVLVVYMLNGGTEKTRLLGLGLGSKGWWRYWVFGWFIVPLFAIFAPFMSSAFGLYTLDVQDFSGFKELLASGKGGVDPDTVPVRLLVFGQLFSIFLSPVLNAVFVFGEEIGWRGYLLPRLLPLGQWPALLISGIVWGLWHSPVVLLGYNYPQHPVYGVFFMMILCVIFGVLFGWTRLATGSIWPAVIAHGALNGSAGVMYLFSKAGTTFDTAHAGITGWTGWILPVLWILILLVTRRLPVSDPPDERLLSFYSLQGPL